From Paenibacillus sp. PK3_47, the proteins below share one genomic window:
- a CDS encoding FAD-dependent oxidoreductase, which yields MNYGYLTLPSASIPVSREVDVLVIGGGAAGIAAAVAAAGGGASTMIVEQRGFLGGMGTVALVPAFCPFTDKEKPVIRGLGLTLIERMKQACNPDYRKEYGDQLDWVPIDPEVLKRVYDDAVLESGVTPLFHTFVYDVVLSDDRSSVEGVIIVNKTGRSFIRCRYIIDCTGDGDIAALSGVPFQKGGAEGELQPGSMCYLLANVDRQKFNRFLEETGDTGQLHQTVARAMDAGALPEGRRSISGLAWVSDYLVGVNFGHVFGVDGTSAEALTRGAIEGRRTAGRQLQFFRSYVPGFEEAHMVASGEQLGIRETRRIQGDYILTADDFIAARSFPDDIARNAYYIDIHLADSKSQMTFNHLPPGVSHGVPYRIMLPVGIDNLWVAGRSASSDRAVQGSLRVMPNCFSMGQAAGTAAALALKEGTGSRGISVAELQRLLLEQDVWLGEHFVPAVEDSGAKEEVPE from the coding sequence ATGAATTACGGTTATCTGACACTGCCGTCCGCCAGTATCCCGGTATCGCGCGAGGTGGATGTGCTGGTCATTGGCGGCGGTGCAGCAGGTATTGCTGCGGCAGTTGCCGCTGCCGGGGGCGGCGCGAGCACGATGATTGTGGAGCAGAGAGGTTTTCTCGGGGGTATGGGGACCGTTGCGCTCGTTCCCGCTTTCTGTCCTTTTACTGATAAGGAAAAGCCGGTTATCCGGGGTCTGGGCCTTACGCTGATAGAACGGATGAAGCAGGCATGCAATCCGGATTACCGTAAGGAATACGGGGACCAGCTGGACTGGGTTCCGATTGATCCGGAGGTGCTGAAGCGGGTCTATGACGATGCCGTTCTGGAAAGCGGGGTTACACCGCTCTTTCATACCTTTGTGTACGATGTGGTACTGTCGGACGACCGCAGCTCGGTCGAAGGCGTAATCATTGTCAACAAAACAGGCCGTTCCTTCATCCGCTGCCGCTATATCATAGACTGCACCGGCGACGGGGATATTGCCGCTTTGTCCGGTGTTCCCTTCCAGAAAGGCGGGGCGGAAGGCGAGCTTCAGCCTGGCAGCATGTGTTATCTGCTGGCCAATGTGGACCGGCAGAAATTTAACAGGTTCCTGGAAGAGACGGGGGATACCGGCCAGCTGCACCAGACGGTTGCCCGGGCCATGGACGCAGGCGCGCTGCCGGAAGGCCGCAGATCAATCTCCGGCCTGGCCTGGGTAAGCGACTACCTGGTTGGCGTCAACTTCGGTCATGTGTTCGGGGTGGACGGAACCAGCGCCGAGGCATTAACACGCGGCGCCATTGAAGGCCGCCGGACGGCGGGGCGGCAGCTGCAGTTCTTCCGCAGCTATGTGCCGGGGTTTGAGGAGGCCCACATGGTGGCAAGCGGTGAGCAGCTGGGTATCCGCGAAACGCGCCGCATCCAGGGTGATTATATACTGACAGCAGACGACTTTATTGCCGCACGTTCGTTCCCGGATGATATTGCCCGCAATGCGTATTACATCGATATCCATCTCGCGGACAGCAAAAGCCAGATGACCTTCAACCATCTGCCGCCGGGGGTATCCCACGGGGTGCCTTACCGGATTATGCTCCCTGTCGGCATAGACAACCTCTGGGTGGCCGGGCGGTCCGCATCCTCAGACCGGGCCGTCCAGGGTTCTCTGCGTGTTATGCCGAACTGCTTCTCCATGGGGCAGGCTGCCGGAACGGCAGCAGCACTGGCGCTGAAGGAAGGAACGGGATCACGCGGGATTTCCGTTGCTGAGCTCCAGCGGCTTTTGCTGGAACAGGATGTGTGGCTAGGTGAGCATTTTGTGCCGGCTGTGGAGGATAGCGGGGCAAAGGAAGAAGTACCGGAATGA
- a CDS encoding SGNH/GDSL hydrolase family protein: protein MRPLDLTDEWFHGAVSLEHRKEGIKPWRIPFADYDLFPPGGIGGKAEICSGVRLGFFTDSAELFISFAPLAEAAVMDSMVDGVLFQSLRLPAGETRADFRELPAGVKELEIYLPQNTGVTVTGLLVNAEAFCDPLPDARPKWVTYGSSITQCVAAASPSRTWPAIAAAACGFNLTNLGFSGNCHMEPMIGRMIRGLSADFISICAGVNIYGAATVSPRMFSPLLIGLLETIREGHPQTPLLVISPIYGTIRETEENPLGFTLPLMRSGIRETVELLRRRGDRHLYYVDGLDWLGQEDEALLTDGLHPGAEGYEVMGRRFPELLQAAAAPL from the coding sequence ATGAGACCGCTTGATTTAACGGATGAATGGTTCCACGGCGCCGTTTCGCTGGAGCACAGGAAAGAGGGGATCAAGCCCTGGCGTATTCCGTTTGCGGATTATGATCTGTTTCCTCCCGGGGGGATCGGGGGCAAGGCGGAGATTTGCTCGGGGGTACGGTTAGGATTTTTTACTGATTCTGCGGAACTGTTCATTTCATTCGCACCGCTGGCGGAAGCTGCGGTTATGGACTCTATGGTGGACGGAGTGCTGTTCCAGAGCCTCAGACTGCCTGCGGGAGAGACAAGGGCTGATTTCAGGGAACTTCCCGCTGGCGTTAAAGAGCTGGAGATCTATCTGCCGCAAAATACCGGAGTCACTGTAACGGGACTGTTGGTAAATGCTGAAGCGTTTTGTGATCCCTTGCCGGATGCCCGTCCGAAATGGGTCACCTATGGCAGCTCTATCACCCAGTGCGTGGCGGCCGCAAGTCCGTCCCGCACATGGCCGGCCATTGCAGCCGCAGCCTGCGGGTTCAATCTGACCAATCTCGGCTTTTCCGGAAACTGCCATATGGAGCCGATGATCGGGCGGATGATCCGCGGCCTGTCTGCAGACTTCATCTCCATCTGTGCGGGCGTGAATATCTACGGCGCAGCCACGGTAAGCCCGAGAATGTTCAGTCCGCTCCTGATCGGCCTGCTGGAGACTATCCGGGAGGGACACCCGCAGACGCCGCTGCTCGTGATTTCACCAATCTATGGCACAATCCGCGAAACAGAGGAGAATCCCCTTGGCTTTACGCTGCCGCTTATGCGGAGCGGAATCCGTGAGACTGTGGAGCTGCTGCGCAGGAGGGGAGACCGCCATTTATATTATGTAGATGGACTGGACTGGCTGGGGCAGGAGGATGAGGCTCTGCTGACAGACGGACTTCACCCGGGGGCCGAAGGCTATGAGGTAATGGGACGCAGGTTCCCGGAACTGCTTCAGGCTGCAGCCGCTCCATTATAA
- a CDS encoding CBS domain-containing protein: MKAHEIMIRQVYKVKEYDTVQTFIEKCIEHRISGMPVINDRNEIVAYLSDGDIMRYIGRHDDIIVDSFFQVNVIKGDEDEFEDRTRKLLNLNVMNIAKRKVVTVPWDEDIERIAAILGKKQIKKVPVERNRVLVGIISRGDVIRHSFKALL; the protein is encoded by the coding sequence ATGAAAGCTCACGAGATTATGATCAGACAGGTATATAAGGTTAAGGAATATGACACCGTGCAGACCTTTATCGAAAAATGCATCGAGCACCGGATCAGCGGCATGCCTGTGATCAATGACCGGAACGAGATTGTTGCTTACTTAAGTGACGGGGATATCATGCGTTATATCGGCAGACATGATGATATCATCGTCGATTCTTTTTTTCAGGTTAATGTGATCAAAGGCGACGAAGATGAGTTCGAGGACAGAACCCGCAAGCTCCTGAACCTCAACGTAATGAATATCGCCAAAAGAAAAGTGGTTACGGTACCCTGGGATGAAGATATTGAACGCATCGCTGCCATTCTCGGCAAAAAGCAGATCAAAAAGGTCCCCGTGGAGCGGAACCGTGTACTGGTGGGCATTATCAGCCGGGGTGACGTGATCCGCCACTCTTTTAAGGCTCTGCTGTAG
- a CDS encoding MarR family transcriptional regulator has translation MNKPPIEIIELEMALLSRRLTSMSTYKKIGTLDHSAYLLLNQIASHGSAGVKALSDEFRLDISTVSRQAAALEQKGYVSRVPDPNDGRAYTLQISRLGLETLNENVRLRKEQLGKVLEDWSGEERERFGQLLQKLNESISDKL, from the coding sequence ATGAACAAACCCCCGATCGAAATTATAGAATTGGAGATGGCACTGCTCAGCCGCCGCCTGACTTCCATGAGCACCTACAAAAAAATCGGCACACTCGACCATTCCGCCTACCTGCTGCTGAATCAGATTGCTTCGCATGGTTCTGCGGGAGTGAAGGCGCTGTCCGACGAATTTCGTCTCGATATTTCCACCGTCAGCAGACAGGCGGCGGCACTGGAGCAGAAGGGCTATGTCTCCCGGGTTCCCGACCCCAATGACGGCAGGGCCTATACACTGCAAATCTCCAGGCTCGGCCTGGAGACGCTGAACGAGAATGTGAGGCTCCGCAAAGAGCAGCTGGGCAAGGTGCTGGAGGACTGGAGCGGAGAAGAGCGGGAACGTTTCGGGCAGCTGCTGCAGAAGCTCAATGAATCGATTTCTGATAAATTGTGA
- the tyrS gene encoding tyrosine--tRNA ligase, with protein sequence MNIIDELEWRDAINQQTDAEGLRELTNSKAVSLYCGVDPTGDSMHIGHLIPFMMLRRFQLAGHRPVILIGGATGTIGDPSGRQSERSLQTLEQVQENVEALTAQMKKLFITEGDNQVRLVNNYDWTKDINVIEFLRDFGKNFSINTMLAKDVVSSRLDSGISFTEFSYQILQSIDYLHLFKHEDVQLQIGGSDQWGNITSGLDLIRKKEGAEAKAFGLTIPLMLKADGTKFGKTAGGAVWLDPKKTTPYEFYQFWANTDDRDVVKYLKYFTFLSKEEIEALEEKVRTEPHKREAQKALAEEMTRFVHSEELLEQAKRITAALFSGDIRSLTADEIEEGFKEMPTYTAAKESKNIVDWLVDLGVEPSKRQAREDITKGAISINGERVSELDVEITAEHAIGGKFIIIRKGKKNYSLVKLV encoded by the coding sequence TTGAACATTATCGATGAACTGGAGTGGCGCGACGCCATTAACCAGCAGACAGATGCGGAAGGACTGCGGGAATTAACGAATAGTAAGGCGGTTTCGCTGTATTGCGGCGTAGATCCGACCGGGGACAGCATGCATATCGGTCATTTGATTCCTTTTATGATGCTTAGACGCTTCCAATTAGCCGGACACCGTCCGGTGATTCTGATCGGCGGAGCTACCGGAACGATCGGCGATCCAAGCGGACGCCAGAGCGAGCGTTCCCTGCAGACGCTGGAGCAGGTGCAGGAGAATGTTGAAGCGCTGACTGCCCAGATGAAGAAGCTTTTCATTACCGAAGGCGATAACCAGGTACGGCTTGTGAACAACTATGACTGGACGAAGGACATCAATGTTATTGAGTTCCTGCGCGATTTCGGCAAAAACTTCAGCATCAACACGATGCTGGCCAAAGACGTTGTATCCAGCCGGCTGGACAGCGGAATTTCGTTCACCGAGTTCTCCTACCAGATCCTGCAGTCGATCGATTACCTGCATTTGTTCAAGCACGAGGATGTGCAGCTGCAGATCGGCGGTTCCGACCAGTGGGGCAATATTACAAGCGGCCTCGACCTGATCCGTAAAAAAGAAGGCGCTGAAGCCAAAGCCTTCGGCCTCACCATCCCGCTGATGCTTAAAGCAGACGGCACCAAGTTCGGTAAAACTGCAGGCGGCGCGGTATGGCTCGATCCGAAGAAAACCACACCGTACGAGTTCTACCAGTTCTGGGCGAATACCGATGACCGCGACGTGGTGAAATACCTCAAGTACTTCACGTTCCTGAGCAAAGAGGAAATTGAAGCCCTGGAAGAAAAGGTCCGGACTGAGCCGCACAAACGTGAAGCGCAAAAAGCGCTGGCTGAAGAAATGACCCGCTTCGTGCACAGTGAGGAGCTGCTGGAGCAGGCGAAACGCATTACCGCCGCACTGTTCAGCGGGGATATCCGTTCTCTGACTGCCGATGAAATTGAGGAAGGCTTCAAAGAAATGCCAACCTACACGGCAGCTAAAGAATCAAAAAATATCGTGGATTGGCTGGTCGATCTCGGCGTGGAGCCGTCCAAACGCCAGGCGCGTGAAGACATTACCAAAGGTGCAATCTCCATCAACGGCGAGCGTGTCAGTGAGCTGGATGTTGAAATTACTGCCGAGCACGCGATTGGCGGCAAGTTCATCATCATCCGCAAAGGCAAGAAGAACTACAGCCTGGTGAAGCTGGTATAG
- a CDS encoding helix-turn-helix domain-containing protein has product MERKNIAAAEKLAILQEIKEGVIGLNAAVGKFGVSKSSIQEWRRRYKAYGYPGLETRTHNRTYSAELKRKAVKDVLEGGLSQTQVIYKYQIASQTQLANWIKKYNGHSKSLTANSGGTKAMTKGRLTTWQERIDIVQYCLAHQLDYTKTASQFKVSYPQVYSWVKKYQSGGDDALRDGRGRTKAPEELTEADRYKLAMKKLEYENERLRAENALLKKLDEIERRRL; this is encoded by the coding sequence ATGGAGCGAAAAAACATTGCAGCAGCTGAGAAATTAGCGATTCTTCAGGAAATTAAAGAGGGAGTTATCGGATTAAATGCGGCAGTCGGTAAGTTTGGTGTGTCGAAGAGTTCCATCCAAGAATGGAGACGGCGGTACAAGGCGTACGGCTACCCAGGGTTGGAAACCCGTACCCATAACCGGACCTATTCCGCAGAACTTAAACGAAAGGCCGTGAAGGATGTTCTCGAAGGAGGCTTGTCTCAAACCCAAGTCATTTACAAATATCAAATTGCAAGTCAAACCCAACTCGCGAACTGGATTAAGAAGTATAATGGTCATAGCAAAAGCTTAACCGCAAATTCGGGAGGAACGAAAGCGATGACCAAGGGGCGTTTGACGACATGGCAGGAGCGGATCGACATTGTGCAGTACTGCCTTGCACATCAACTCGATTACACAAAGACGGCAAGTCAATTTAAGGTGTCTTACCCGCAAGTCTACAGTTGGGTGAAGAAGTACCAGAGCGGCGGAGATGACGCTTTAAGGGATGGTAGAGGACGCACCAAGGCGCCGGAAGAGCTAACGGAGGCGGATCGCTACAAGCTTGCCATGAAGAAGCTGGAGTACGAGAATGAGCGGCTCCGTGCGGAGAACGCTTTGTTAAAAAAGTTAGACGAAATCGAAAGGAGGCGACTTTAA
- a CDS encoding IS3 family transposase, with the protein MAVQAVQQEGYGSIQLLCELAGIARSSYYKWLSRTPSRQERDNEKLMQEMLLLYEQVERIYGYRRLALHLRRQMNQPINAKRVYRLMKLQGIQSVIRRKRKTYAGSTPQQVAENLLNREFHAEAPNQKWVTDVTEFKYGSGKKAYLSAILDLHDKSIISYVLGHSNNNALVFETFELAVQAAPQSHPLLHSDRGFQYTSLKFKEMVDKAEMKQSMSRVGCCIDNGPMESFWGTLKCEKYYLHTYRTFEDLQKDVENYIHFYNNERLQAKLNGLSPIEFRTKAA; encoded by the coding sequence CTGGCTGTTCAGGCCGTTCAACAAGAGGGATACGGCTCCATTCAGCTACTGTGCGAGCTTGCAGGCATTGCACGGTCAAGTTATTACAAGTGGCTAAGCCGCACACCGAGTCGCCAAGAGAGAGACAATGAGAAGCTAATGCAGGAGATGCTTCTCTTGTATGAACAAGTAGAACGGATCTATGGATACCGCCGACTGGCACTTCATTTACGAAGGCAGATGAACCAACCGATTAATGCGAAACGAGTATACCGTCTCATGAAGCTCCAGGGCATTCAGTCGGTCATTCGCAGAAAGCGAAAGACGTACGCGGGTTCTACCCCTCAGCAGGTTGCAGAGAATTTGCTGAACCGTGAGTTCCATGCTGAAGCGCCGAACCAAAAATGGGTCACAGATGTCACCGAATTCAAATATGGGAGCGGAAAGAAGGCTTATTTGAGCGCTATATTAGACCTGCACGACAAGTCCATTATTTCTTATGTGCTAGGGCATTCTAATAACAACGCACTGGTCTTTGAGACGTTTGAGCTAGCGGTACAAGCTGCCCCCCAAAGTCATCCCCTGCTCCATAGCGACCGCGGGTTTCAGTATACTTCCTTGAAGTTCAAGGAAATGGTAGATAAAGCTGAAATGAAGCAAAGTATGTCCCGTGTAGGCTGCTGTATTGATAATGGACCGATGGAATCTTTCTGGGGGACTCTAAAATGTGAGAAGTACTACCTACATACCTACCGGACTTTTGAAGACCTCCAAAAGGATGTCGAGAACTACATTCACTTTTACAATAATGAACGGTTACAGGCAAAACTAAACGGCCTCAGTCCTATAGAATTCAGGACCAAGGCCGCTTAA